The DNA sequence CCTGCGACACTTCCGGCTCGTACTGCAGCGACGCGTCGTTGAGCTTCAGCTTCTCGAGCGATTCGCGCAGCGCGTCGTACTGGTTCGCCTCGACCGGATAGAGGCCCGCGAACACCTGCGGCTTCACTTCCTTGAAGCCCGGCAGCGGCTCGGTGGCAGGCTTCGCCACGTGCGTGACGGTATCGCCGACCTTCGCGGCCGTCAGTTCCTTGATGCCGGCGATGATGAAGCCCACCTGCCCGGCCGACAGCGATTCGAGATTGCGCGACTTCGGCGTGAACACGCCGACGTGCTCGACCGGATACTGCGCGCCGGTCGCCATCATCTTGATCTTGTCCTTCGGACGCAGCGTGCCGTTGACGATGCGCACGAGCATCACGACGCCGACGTAGTTGTCGAACCACGAGTCGATGATCAGCGCCTGCAGCGGCGCGGCCGGATCGCCCTTGGGCGGCGGCACCTTCGCGATCAGCGCTTCGAGCACGTCCTCGACGCCGAGCCCCGTCTTCGCGCTGCAGCGCGTCGCGTCGGTCGCATCGATGCCGATCACGTCCTCGATTTCCTCGATGGCGTTCTCGGGGTTCGCGGCCGGCAGGTCGATCTTGTTCAGCACCGGCACGACTTCGACGCCGAGCTCGATCGCCGTGTAGCAGTTCGCGACCGTCTGCGCCTCGACGCCCTGGCTCGCGTCGACCACGAGCAGCGCGCCCTCGCAGGCGGACAGCGAACGGCTGACTTCATAGGAGAAATCGACGTGCCCCGGCGTATCGATCAGGTTCAGGTTGTAGACCTTGCCGTCGCGCGCGCGATAGGACAGCGCCGCAGTCTGCGCCTTGATGGTGATGCCGCGCTCGCGCTCGATGTCCATCGAGTCGAGCACCTGCGCTTCCATTTCGCGGGCGGCGAGGCCGCCGCATACCTGGATGATGCGATCCGCGAGCGTCGACTTGCCATGGTCGATGTGGGCGATGATCGAGAAATTGCGAATATGATCCATTCAGTGCCGATCAAGCGAAAAAGGCGCGCTCGACGACTGCGGAGCACGCCTTGTAAGTCGGTGAAAAAACGGCTTATTTTAGCCGAAAAGGCCTTTGCCGGGCGGTAATTTGGGGCGGCCGGCGAGCGCGTGCCGACCGCGAGCGTCCGGAGCCGCCGGCCGCCTGCACGCGCCGGGGCCGGGTCAGCGCCGCGCCGCGAACGCGCCGCGCACCGCCGCCTCGTCGAACCGGTGGCGGCACACCTCCACGCCGTCGAGCAACAGCACCGGCACGTCTTCGTCATAGCGGGCGACGAGTGCCGGATCGGCGTCGATGTCGACGTAGTCGAGCGCGACGCCTAACTCGGCCGCCAGCGGCGCCAGCGCGTCGCGCATGTCGTCGCACAGGTGACACCAGCCGCGGCCGTAAAGCGTGAACATCGGCGCGCGACTTACTTCTGGCTCGGGCGCGGACGCACCGGCACGAACTGCGTGTTGTCGCCGCGCCGCACGAGCACCGCGACCGCCTTCTGCGGATCGAGCTGCGCGGTCACGTCGGCGAACTGCTTCGCGCTCGTGATGTCGGTGTCGCCGACGCGCAGCACGATGTCGCCGCGCTGCAGCCCGGCGCGCGCGGCCGGGCCGTCGATGCCGTCGATCTGCACGCCGTTCTTCAGCTTCAGCGATTTCATCTGCTCGGCCGGAATGTCGCTGACCGTCAAGCCGAGCGAATTCGCCTGGCGCGGCTTCTGCGGCGCGCTCTTGCGCTGCTCGGCCTTCGCCGTCGTCTCCGCCGGCGTCTCGGCGATCGTGATCGGCAGCTCGCGCGCCTGGCCCTTGCGCCACACGGTGACGGTCGCCTTCGCGCCGGGCTTCGTGTCGCCGACCATGCGCGGCAGGTCCGACGCCGCGTCGACCGAACGGCCGTTGAACTTCAGGATGATGTCGCCCGGCTGGATGCCCGCCTTGTCGGCCGGGCCGCCCGGCTCGACGCTGCTCACCAGCGCGCCTTCCGCCTTCGGCAGCCCGATCGAATCGGCCACGTCCTTCGTGACCTCGCCGATCGCCACCGCGATGCGGCCGCGCGTGACCTTGCCGGTCGCCTTCAGCTGATCGGCCACGCGCATCGCTTCGTCGATCGGAATCGCGAACGAGATGCCCATGAAGCCGCCGGTGCGGCTGTAGATCTGCGAGTTGATGCCGATCACCTCGCCCTGCATGTTGATCAGCGGGCCGCCCGAGTTGCCGGGGTTCACCGCGACGTCGGTCTGGATGAACGGCAGATAGTCGCCCGTGTTGCGGCTCTTCGAACTGACGATGCCGGCCGTCACGGTGTTGTCGAGGCCGAACGGCGAACCGATCGCGACCACCCACTCGCCGACGCGCACCTTGGTCGAATCGCCGATCGCGACGACCGGCAGATTCGCTGCCTGGATCTTGACCACCGCGACGTCGGTCCGATCGTCGACGCCGATCAGCTTCGCCTTGAATTCACGCTTGTCGGTGAGCGTGACGTAGATGGTGTCCGCATCGTCGACGACGTGCGCGTTCGTCATCACGTAGCCGTCTGCCGACACGATGAAGCCCGAGCCGACCCCACGATTCTGCTCGGTGTCCGGCGGATTGTCGGGCGTCGGCGCGCCCTTCGGGCTGCCGCCGCCGTTGCCGGGCGCCTGCGGCAACGGAATGCCGAAGAAGCGCCGGAAGAATTCCGACATGTCGCCGTTGTCGAAGCCCG is a window from the Burkholderia vietnamiensis LMG 10929 genome containing:
- the lepA gene encoding translation elongation factor 4 translates to MDHIRNFSIIAHIDHGKSTLADRIIQVCGGLAAREMEAQVLDSMDIERERGITIKAQTAALSYRARDGKVYNLNLIDTPGHVDFSYEVSRSLSACEGALLVVDASQGVEAQTVANCYTAIELGVEVVPVLNKIDLPAANPENAIEEIEDVIGIDATDATRCSAKTGLGVEDVLEALIAKVPPPKGDPAAPLQALIIDSWFDNYVGVVMLVRIVNGTLRPKDKIKMMATGAQYPVEHVGVFTPKSRNLESLSAGQVGFIIAGIKELTAAKVGDTVTHVAKPATEPLPGFKEVKPQVFAGLYPVEANQYDALRESLEKLKLNDASLQYEPEVSQALGFGFRCGFLGLLHMEIVQERLEREFDMDLITTAPTVVYEVVQSDGSTIMVENPAKMPEPGRIAEVREPIVTVNLYMPQDYVGSVITLCEQKRGSQINMQYHGRQVQLTYEIPMAEIVLDFFDRLKSVSRGYASMDYEFKEYRSSDVVKVDMLINGDKVDALSIIVHRSQSQYRGREVAAKMREIIPRQMYDVAIQAAIGAHIVARENIKALRKNVLAKCYGGDITRKKKLLEKQKEGKKRMKQVGSVEIPQEAFLAILRVEDK
- a CDS encoding glutaredoxin family protein: MFTLYGRGWCHLCDDMRDALAPLAAELGVALDYVDIDADPALVARYDEDVPVLLLDGVEVCRHRFDEAAVRGAFAARR
- a CDS encoding DegQ family serine endoprotease is translated as MTKITLRKVLAAAALCACLPFVPQTASAVTPPPGSLPDFADLVEKVGPAVVNIRTTANVPVPGPRGSLPPGFDNGDMSEFFRRFFGIPLPQAPGNGGGSPKGAPTPDNPPDTEQNRGVGSGFIVSADGYVMTNAHVVDDADTIYVTLTDKREFKAKLIGVDDRTDVAVVKIQAANLPVVAIGDSTKVRVGEWVVAIGSPFGLDNTVTAGIVSSKSRNTGDYLPFIQTDVAVNPGNSGGPLINMQGEVIGINSQIYSRTGGFMGISFAIPIDEAMRVADQLKATGKVTRGRIAVAIGEVTKDVADSIGLPKAEGALVSSVEPGGPADKAGIQPGDIILKFNGRSVDAASDLPRMVGDTKPGAKATVTVWRKGQARELPITIAETPAETTAKAEQRKSAPQKPRQANSLGLTVSDIPAEQMKSLKLKNGVQIDGIDGPAARAGLQRGDIVLRVGDTDITSAKQFADVTAQLDPQKAVAVLVRRGDNTQFVPVRPRPSQK